CAGTTTCCCCTGACCAATTGATACGGCCCGATATGACACCGCAGAGGAGCGACTGCAACTGTATTGTGATACTGCATAACCCAAAAGCGGGGAGATGGCCCTCCGATAAGAAAGTCGGTCGCCTCGTGAGCGCGCTCACTGACCAGGGTTACTCGGTACGGGTCAGTCAAAATCTGGGAGAAGCTGTGGAGTTGGCGAATGCGGCGTTCGAGACCGGGCGGCTGAAATGTTTGATCGGTGCGGGGGGAGATGGAACCGCCGGGGAGTTGATCAATCGCGTGGTGCCGGGCTTGCCGCTGTCTTTCTTTCCCACTGGAACATCCAACCTGGTGGCAAGTTATTTTGGATTTTCTCGCAAGCCGCGTAAAACAGTGGAAACACTGATGAACGGCGAGCCAGTCGCCATCGACGCGGGTATAGCCAACGGTAGGTTGTTCCTGGTGATGCTCAGTTGCGGGTTTGATGCTGCCGCCGTGGAGATGGTCCACCGGAAACGGATGGAAGGTCATCGGGGGGGCCGAGGTGGATTTGCCACTTTCATCGGCCCAATTTGCCATCTCATTGGGACTTATCCTTTTCCTCAAATGGCGGTGGAAGTTCTGGATGGAAACGGGGGTGCGGGCACCTCTTTGATGCGTCCACAGGAGGGCTCGGCGGCCACTCTCGCAGCCAAGTGGGTATTTGTATTCAATTTACCCCGATATGGGTGGGGGCTGCCGATCTCACCCGAGGCCAACGGTACGGACGGACTTCTTGATCTGTGCACATATCGAGGGGGTGGGTTCTGGAAGGGGCTGTGGTACACGCTCACAACCCAGCTCCAGCTCCATCGGCGTTTGCGGGATTTTCAGCATCTCCGCGGTCGGCGTTTTCGGATAACGGCCGACGCCCCAGTCCCTTATCAGCTTGACGGCGATCCGGCCGGATACCTTCCTGTGGAAGTCGAGGTCGCGCCACGGCGTGTTCACCTCGTCGTGCCCAAATGGGTAGCGCGACGGTTGGTATCGACTGCACCGGGAAGCTGAGTTCGATCAAACTGGGTAGGGAGAACGTGCAGTGGCTGAAGGAAAGGCCCAGGTTGCTGGTTATGCATGCGGACCAGGGGAGCCGCTCCTGTTTATTGCCGGTCCCTGCGTGATTGAAAACGAGTCAATCACACGGGAAATCGCGGAGTTTTTGGCGGAGTTCGCTCGCTCTCACCAAATTCGCCTTATTTTCAAGGCATCCTTTGACAAGGCTAACCGTACCAGCCTGCATTCATTTCGCGGACCCGGACTGGCCGAGGGCCTGCGGATTCTCAGCAGAATCAAAGAGAGCACGGGGCTGCCTGTCACGACGGATATTCACGAGCCAGCACAGGCCCTTCCGGTGGGGGAAGTGTGCGACCTCATTCAGATTCCAGCATTTTTGTGCCGGCAGACGGACCTACTGGTGGCTGCCGCTCAAACGGGGAAACCGGTCCATGTCAAAAAGGGCCAGTTTCTGGCTCCCTGGGATATGCGGTACGTGGTGGAGAAGCTCCGGTCCGCCGGATGTCAGAACGTTCTCGTGGGGGAACGTGGAACCTTCTTTGGATATGGGCGCCTGGTCAACGACATGCAGGCCATCCCCATCCTCCACGAAGTTGGTGTCCCGGTGATCTTTGACGCCACCCACAGCGTACAGCAACCGGGGGCCCAGGGAGGACGTTCCGGGGGCAACCGCCAGATGGTCGCGCCGCTTGCCCGGGCCGCCGTGGCGGCCGGCGCCGACGGGGTCTTCTTCGAAACTCACCCCCGACCTGACGAGGCCCTCAGTGATGGTCCCAACATGGTACCTCTGTCGGAATTGCCCGCTTTGATCCAAACCCTTGTGGAATTACGACAATGGGTTCTGTCACATCCCTGATTTCGAGTGGAAAAAGCAACACCTTACGATTCAATCTTACTACGCGCCCTTTTTTGGCCCGCCTCGGTGCGATGATATTAATTGTTTTCATATCGCTTTGCTTGACGGCGGTGGGATGCCGTCCAGGCATGCAGGCCGGCTCCGCAGGCAAGTCTCAGGCCTCCACTGACACCGCTGGTCAAACGGCTACCCTTCATCGCGATGAGCTATTCGAAATTGCCATCAGCAATCTCAATCGGCTTTATCAGTTCGAAGGCACCGAAATGGCTCTCCAAGTGGCCGATCGGCTTGACCAGTGGATCAAAACCCAGCCCCCGTTGACTGATTGGACACCTGATCCGCTCCTCCAGAAGCTACCGCCCGATCTCGCACAACTCAAGGCGGTGAAAGAACTTGGGGAACTCAGGTTCACTCGGGATGACGGGATCTTTCTGCAGACTGCCGTATGGCTTCGCGACATCGCTGGTTGGGCCCGTGGGGAACAACCCGATGAATTAAGCCGCGCCATCGAATTGTTCGATTGGGTGGTGATCAACGTTCAGTTGGATTCGCAGGAGCGGATGATCCGGCTTCCCTCCGGGCAGTTGCTCATCCACACTCCGTGGGAAACTCTGCTATTGGGGCACGGGACGGTCTTTGATCGGGCCTGGGTCTATCTCCTGCTGTGTCGGCAGGAAGGGTTGGATGCAGCGGTGGTGGCTGTCAATCGTGCGGCGGCAGGGGCTCCGCCGCTTTGGGAAGTCTTCGCTGTGGGGGTTCTCATCAACGGGGAGTTGTACCTGTTCGAGCCGGCACTGGGAGTTCCGATTCCCGCGAAGGACGGCCTGAAGGTGGAAAAAGGAAAAGGGCTCGTCATTCGACCGGCCACACTCAGGGAATTGGCAGCGGATGATTCCCTTCTCCGCCGATTGGATGCGGATCCCCGCAATCCTTATCGTGTCAAAGCGGAAGACCTTCGGGAAGTCATGCTGTACGTGGAAGGTTCTCCCCCGTATTTGTCTCGGCGCATGGAAATGGTGCAGAAGATGCTCGCCGGGACGGAGTCCCTCGTCATAACAACTCATCCCAGCGAAATTGCCGAGCGGCTTCGCCAGACGCGGCATGTAAAGGATGTGGAGCTTTGGGTGGTGCCCTACGAAGCGGAACAGCAGCGGGAGACATTCGGACAGCAGATTGGACAGCATATTTTGCGGGAAGTGATGCCCTATCTGGCGCCCGTTGGGGAAGTGGTGCCTTTATGGCGGGGGAGAGTTCTCCACTTTCGTGGGGATCTCGTCGGGGAGGAGAGCGCCGCATATTACTACCAACTCGCCAGACCACCGGAAAGGCTTCTGGCGTCGGGAAACCTGGCGCCCGATCAGGAGGCTATCCTCAACCGGGCCAAAATCAACGCCAGCTACTGGCTGGGAATTCTTGCTTTGTATCAGGGAAACCGCAAGAGCGCCGAAGACTACTTTATCAAGCGGACCGCCTTATCCGAACCCGATTCTCCGTGGGAGTCGGGGGTCCTCTATGCACTGGGCCGGCTCAACGAGAAGCTGGGGGACTACTCCCGGGCGATTACAGCATACCGCTCTGAGATGCACCTGCCGAACCGGTATGGCAATTTAGTTCGGGCAAAATGGCTGGAGGAGTTGACAGGCGCCAAGCCGCTCGAGATTAAGGAGAGGCCCCAAGAGTGATCGGTGGGACCTGGCGGAAAGGGCCGGGTAGCTTCGAGAATACCTCGTCCACCGCCCGGCAAGGCGGGAAGCATGCCGCAAAGCCCTCCAATTCGGTACCTGATCCATCGCGTCTTCTGGCAACTCCGCTGGGATGACGTTGCCGCAACGTGTTGTTGCGGCCATTCACGAATGGCCCCACGGTGCAGCCAAAAGACTGAACCCAGCAGTCAGGGCGCGGCTGATAGAATGCATCATGCAAACGCTGGAATGTCGAGCCGGCAAGGAGGTCTCTCCGTGTTGAATGGAGCCCCCCGCGAGCCAGTGTGGACCTCTGCGTCCAGGGATAGGGGGATGGGGAGTTGGCTCAGATTCTCGGTACCAATTGAGGGTTTCGGCATTCTGCAGTACACTGAAAAAGAGGGAACGGTTGGCCTCCGCATGTCCTGGGCGTTTCCCTTCTGTGGTGGGGTTTTTACGCGGCGACATGGAGTTTTGGACAAGCCTGGAATGCCGGCCAAATTGGCAGGTTTTCTCAGGCGATCCCTCATTTCGCAAGCCCGGGTCGATTACGTGGATATACCGAGAATGTATGCGAGGACTGGCTTATGAAAGAAGGTATTCACCCCAAGTATGTGGACTGTAAGGTCACCTGCGGGTGTGGTAACACATTCATGACCCGCAGCGTGAAGCCCGAGCTGAGAATCGACATTTGCAACATGTGTCACCCCTTTTTTACCGGTAAGCTCAAATACGTTGACACCACGGGACGGATCGAGAAGTTCCGCTCGAAGTTCTCTGGGGGTTACGCGGGCGGGAAGAATAAGAGCTGAGGACATTCTCTGGCCTCGCTCAGCCTTGTCGAGCGTTACAATAACTGGCGAGAAGTGACGAGGGATCGCGAACGCCGATAATGGGACACTCCGCCAGCCTGGGGAATCCTGTGGCGAAGCCGGTGGCGTATCTGTTTATGCGCAGAGAATATGCGCAAGGAACTGGACGAAAAACTCGCGCGGTTTGAAGAGCTGGAGCGGCAGCTTCATGATCCGGACGTGCTCGCCGATTCGGCACGTCTGGCGGCGGTCATGCGCGAGCATGGGGCGCTGGCCAAAGTTGCCGTCAAATACCGCAAATTCAAGGAAGTGAACCAGCAGATCCTGGAATTGCGGAATCTGCTGGAGGGTGATGATCCGGAATTACGCGAGCTGGCGGAAGAGGAACTGCCTCGGCTTCGTCGCGAGCGAGAAGCGCTTTGGGACGAGCTGCTGGATTTGACCATCGGGGGAGAGGACGCGAATCGCACCCGGTGTATCCTGGAGATTCGGGCGGGAACAGGGGGAGAAGAGGCCGCTCTTTTTGCCCGCGATCTTTTCGAAATGTATCGCCGGTATGCTGAATCCAAGGGTTGGAAAGTTGAAATCCTCGGGATGAACCCAACCGAATTGGGGGGCTTTAAGGAAATCAGCGTGGGGCTGGAAGGTGAAGAGGTTTACCGGCGGCTTCAGTACGAAAGCGGTGGTCATCGGGTGCAGCGGGTGCCGGAAACCGAGGCCAAAGGCCGGATTCATACCTCCCTGGCCACCGTGGCGGTGCTCCCTGAGCCTGAAGACGTCGAAATAGAGATCAAGCCGGAGGATTATCGCCGGGATACTTTTCACGCCAGTGGCCCTGGGGGACAGCACGTCAACAAGACTTCCTCGGCTGTTCGCCTGACCCACTACGCCACGGGGATCGTTGTCCAGTGCCAGGACGAAAAGAGTCAGCACAAGAATTTTGCCAAGGCCCTGCGGGTGCTCAAAACCCGGGTGTATGAATACTATCGGCGTGCGAAGGAGGCCGAACGGGCTCAGGAGCGTCGCAGCAAGATTGGTTCGGGAGATCGCAGCGAGCGAATTCGCACTTATAATTTTCCCGAAAATCGGGTGACGGATCACCGCATTAACTTGACGCTCTATCAGCTCGACAGCATTTTGGAAGGCAATCTCGATCCGATCATCGAGGCCCTTCTCGATTACGAACGGAATGAACTCCGCGCGACGTTTGGGGCACTCGATTGAGCGACGGGGCCTTGGTTGTTTTTGCAATGTCGGTGCATTCCACACGACCCGGGCGGGAAAAAAGGCGCGCAAAACGGCGTGGGAACCGCGTGATAAGAAGGATCGCTTCCCGATGACCCAGGCCGATGTCTGGACGGTAGGCCGACTTCTCAACTGGACCACGGAATATCTCCGCCGACACGGTTCGGACAGCCCGCGTTTAGACGCCGAGGTCCTGCTCGCCTCTGCGCGCGGCTGCCAGCGGATCGATCTGTACACTCGCTTTGACGACATCCCTTCGGAGGAGGAAAAGGCGCGGTTCCGCGAGATGATCAAGCGTCGGGCGGAAGGCGTGCCGGTGGCCTATCTGGTGGGAGAACGGGAGTTTTTCTCGCTCAAATTCCGTGTCACGCCCGATGTGCTGATCCCTCGCCCGGAGACCGAGTTTGTGATGGTCACTCTTTTGGAATGGGCCCGCAAACAGGGAGCGGATCGCCCCTGGCTGATCTGTGATGTCGGGACGGGCTCGGGGATCCTCGCCATTTGCGCAGCCAAACACCTGCCGCATGCCCGCGTGACGGCCGTGGACATCAGCTCCGCAGCCCTGGCAGTTGCCCGGGAGAATGCTGAGCGGCACGGCGTGGCGGACCGCATCCAATTCCTTGAAAGTGACCTTTTGCAAGGCGTGCCGAACGAGTTGCGATTCGATTTCATCGTGTCCAACCCTCCCTACGTGAGTGAGGCGGAGTACGAACAGCTTTCCCCGGACGTCAGGAAGTACGAACCCTACCAGGCGCTTGTGGCTGGGCCACGCGGGACGGAAATCATCGAGCGGCTCGTTCCGCAGGCTGCCGAAAGGCTTGTCCCAGGAGGAGGATTGATCTTTGAGATTTCGCCCATGATTCACGACGCCGCTCGCCAAATAGTGGCCGATGATCCACGCTTTGAATTGGGTCCCACCGTTCGCGATTTGGCGCGATTACCCCGTGTCATTCAGGCTCGTCGCAGGGAAACAGTTTGAGTCATCCGATTTTCTACCAGCCTTCATCTGCTTGGCGGAGAGCTGGACTGTGAGGAAGGTGGCAGGTGCCGGAAGAGCCGTTGCCGCAGGATGTTGCGGTCCGAAGTGAGCGACTCGTCCCCAGAATCGGTGAAGAGAATCTGGTAATAGATGTGGAACTTGGCATCCAAGTCGTCAGCATAGTGAACGATGAGGGCTTCCGGCGTCATGGGCGGTTTGGGAGATCCCCATTCAGGCAGTCGCTGATGGGCAATGATCAGGTGTTCCAGGCGAAGCTGAGTCTCCGGGCAAAGCGGAACACGGCTGGCGAATTCACGGACAATGTCCCGGCCGAGTAAGAGGTGTCCCAAAAGGGCCCCCTCCTCCGAATACTCTGTGGTAATGGTGGAGAAACGTAACTCGCGGAGTTTGCCAATGTCATGGAGGATTCCCCCCGCAATGACCAAATCGCGGTCGAGGGGGGGACGCAAATCGGGATAGAGCTGCCGGTATTTATCGGCGAGAAAGACGCACGTTCGCGCCACCGAGAGGGTGTGCTCCAGCCAACCGCCCACATAGGCGTGATGGTGGGTACGGGCGGCAGGTAAGGTCAGAAGCGATTCGCGAAACTCCTCAAGGATTGTCGTGACAAAAGTTCGCAGGCTTTCATTCGCGAGTTCTTTCCGCGTAAGCTCAAGCAATTCCCGATAAAGCTCTTCAGGAGGGTATCGCGATTGGGGAAGACACATGAGAGGGTCAAAGCCATCCTGGCGGTCTTGTTCGACAACCTCTCGAATCCGACGGATTTCAAGTTGCGGGCCAAAGCGTGTGTCGCGGCGGACTGCCCGCAGCTTGTAAAACACGCCCACCGCCCACTCGTCTCGGCATACGGCGGCCAGGGGAGAATCACACCAGATAGGAAATGTGAACTCCATGGTGGCATCCCGGAAGGTGACCATCCAATAAGGTTTGCCATCGCGGGTGGTGGATTCTTCTTTTCGGCTGAGGAGGGCGAAGGTGTCGCATTCCTGATCGCACGGTAATTCACTGAGAGCTCGCAAGGGAACCTTGGTGGCCATCGTTCGTATTGTCGATTGAAAGGCAATTGGCCCGACTGATTGGCAACGTGTTTAACGACGCTCAAGCTGCGATGGAATCAGCGCCCGGGTTGGGTTAAGACGACATCTCACGAATGAGTTGCAGCGAATTGTAACAGGGACCGCTGGGCTTTGCCAGTTGGACAAAAAACCCCCAGTGTGGCGAGCACTGGGGACGCAGCCAGTTATCTCCGCTGCCGGTTTGGGGAAAAAGGGGAAATCTACGGCTCGATCAGGTAGGCCTGGCCCTCGATATTCAGCAGGACAGGTTCGTCGAAGACGACATACGGGGCAATCTGGCGTCCGTATTTTCGCAGCAGTTCGAAATACTCGTCGCTTAACTGCTTGATGCGTCGTGGGGATTTTTGCTGTTCAGGGGTGAGGGTGCTGTCAATCCACTGGCCCTGACGGCGATAGAACACCCGATTGCCGACGTACCGTACTGTTTGGCCCGCGGTGGCCTGTGCGATTTCTCGATCGGCGTCGCGGAGCGGAGCCGGGGCCGCGGCTGCCAGGCCGGCCTGGCCTGGTGCTCCGGCAGCGCCGTAGCCACCGAACGAGCGGAGCTCTCTCGTTGCGGCCTCTGGGCTGGTGGCCGACTGGATCCGACCTTTAAAAGCCCGCTGGGCAAATCCTGCAATTCCCTCCGTAGCCTGGAGTGCATCCAGTCGGATGCTGGCCTGCCGCCGGGCCTCGGTGAGTTCGTGAAGAGGCACGTTTTCATCGGCGAAAAACGATGTGTATGGCGTGAGGATACCATGCTTGAGTGCAAGCTGGGTCAACTCGTCGATAAGCTCCTGATTCTTCCCGTGCAAGTCAATCTCATCCAGAATATCCCCGACTCGTCGCACCGCCCACAACTTTTCCACAAAGGCTTTTGATTCGTCACCTGCACGAGCGGTGAATTCCACTGGAAATTTGAAGGTCTTGGTCTGGTCGCCCATTTTTCCTCGCAGGACAAGCTGAGCCGCACCTGAGCGCCGATACCGGCCCACCATCGCGAGCTGTTCTCCCGCGAAAAGATCGAACGGGGGCTGTGGACTCAGCCGGTAAACGGGCGCAACACTCTCACTGTCATCGAAGTTGAACTCTACCTCCACGTCAGTGAGCACCGGCGCTTCGATGCGACGATAAAAGCGACTGATGCGATCTTCGAGGTTCTCATCCGGCCGGACATATTCGGTGTAACCGCGGCTGGATCGCGCCAGCTTGTCCAGCAGCCGGCTATTCACGTCGTAGCCCACGCCAAAACAGAAGATCCGGGCGCGGACCGTGTTGGCCTTGCGGGCATTCTCCACGATTTGCATTTCGCTGGTGACGCCTGTCGTGGGTAAGCCGTCGGTCATGAAGACGACGTAGTTGGGGCGACTTTCATCCTGTAGCTGGGCGAGAGCAGTTCTTAAAGCGGCGTCGATGTTGGTACTCCCTCCCGCCACCAGGCCTTCCACAAACGCCAGGGCCTGCTGGCGGGTTTTGTCATTGTAGCGCTGAAGTTCCGGGCGAAATGTTTCCACATCGCTATCGTAAGCGATGATGTTGAAAAGGTCACCTTCGCGGAGATTGTTGATGACAAACCGCATCGCTTCGCGGAGCTGTTCGATTTTCTTGCCGCTCATGCTGCCGGAGCGGTCCAGGACAAAAATGACCGTTTTGGGTAACGGTTTGGTGTGGTCCTCTGCGATTTGCGGGGTGGCCAAAAGCAGGAAAAATCCATCTTTCTCATCGAGAGATTTGTAACTGATGAGTTTGGCTGCCACAGGACCTGGAGCCACATCGTACATGAGGCGAAAATCACTCATCGGCACGATATCCCGCGCCGAGTAAGTAACTGTCACGGTGTTTTCATCGAGACGTTTGACTTCGACTTCCTGGGTGGGGGAGTAAACATTCTTGATGGGCTCATCTTCCCGAAGGTTGAGACGAATACTGAGCCGATCGAGCGGTTTCGACGTGTACTTGGCCGTGCTAAGCGGGAAAAGAAAATCCACCATCCCATCGGATTGCCGGCACAACTGGGTGTAGCGCAGCGACACGGTTCGCTTTTGTCCGGGCGGAATGGGAAAGACGCTTGTTTTGAACATGCCCGTTCCAACCCATTCCAGAAGCGCGGGATCACGATTCCGGCGGACGATCTCCTCGTAATGCCTCCGGGCCTCATCGGCCTTGAGAAGCCGCGCGGGAATCTCCTTGCCGTCCACAAGCAGCGTCATGCGGTCGATGGCTCCGTCGTAAGGGAGTGGAAACACAAACGAGGCCTCCAGAGTACGGCTCCCGGTGTTAACGAATGTCTGCGAGACTTCCACCTGGGCGACGCGATTGCTGATGCGACCATTCACTTCCAGTGAGTCGACCGCATAGCTGATAGCCGGAGGCGGGGGAACAGGACGAGGCGGAGGAACGGGAGGATGAGGTGGGATCGGTGGCCAAATGATGATCGGTGGCCTGGGCAATCGGAAGCCCTCGGTCTCAACAACAAGGATTCCCTGTGCCTGGGCCGCAGTTGTCGCAACAAGGCCCAAAACTGCAGCCATCACGACAACCAGGCTGTGTCGAAAGTGGGGGAATTGAGAATAGATCGCCATTTCTCGAACCTCCTGCTATCGTGACCCCACGACCCTGTCGAATCGGAGCTTAGCACAGCGTACCTCCCCTTCAACCAGACCGCTCTACGGAGAAGCAAACACCATGCTGGTTGGCGGTTTCATTAGGTCCGACGTGTTTTGCCGGGAAAAAGTTCCGCATCGGGATCATATTTCGGTCGAAACGTGAGGGTCCCGCCGCCCCATCTTTATGGTTGACTCGCCTGTTGGGGGAACGTATCCTTTTGTCAGGACCGCTCGGGAAGGCGACTCGCCTGAGTAGGTCCACGGGGGAGGAGGCACTGCTCGTCTCGCTGGAGGAAATGCGGTTCTGGCCACGTCTTACTTGCACGAAAGGGAGACGCTATGGAAACGGCCAAACAGGTCTCTGTCAAGCTCGTCAACAAGCCCGGTCGGCTTGCCCAGCTCC
This is a stretch of genomic DNA from Thermogutta terrifontis. It encodes these proteins:
- a CDS encoding diacylglycerol/lipid kinase family protein, which gives rise to MTPQRSDCNCIVILHNPKAGRWPSDKKVGRLVSALTDQGYSVRVSQNLGEAVELANAAFETGRLKCLIGAGGDGTAGELINRVVPGLPLSFFPTGTSNLVASYFGFSRKPRKTVETLMNGEPVAIDAGIANGRLFLVMLSCGFDAAAVEMVHRKRMEGHRGGRGGFATFIGPICHLIGTYPFPQMAVEVLDGNGGAGTSLMRPQEGSAATLAAKWVFVFNLPRYGWGLPISPEANGTDGLLDLCTYRGGGFWKGLWYTLTTQLQLHRRLRDFQHLRGRRFRITADAPVPYQLDGDPAGYLPVEVEVAPRRVHLVVPKWVARRLVSTAPGS
- the kdsA gene encoding 3-deoxy-8-phosphooctulonate synthase yields the protein MAEGKAQVAGYACGPGEPLLFIAGPCVIENESITREIAEFLAEFARSHQIRLIFKASFDKANRTSLHSFRGPGLAEGLRILSRIKESTGLPVTTDIHEPAQALPVGEVCDLIQIPAFLCRQTDLLVAAAQTGKPVHVKKGQFLAPWDMRYVVEKLRSAGCQNVLVGERGTFFGYGRLVNDMQAIPILHEVGVPVIFDATHSVQQPGAQGGRSGGNRQMVAPLARAAVAAGADGVFFETHPRPDEALSDGPNMVPLSELPALIQTLVELRQWVLSHP
- the prfA gene encoding peptide chain release factor 1 gives rise to the protein MRKELDEKLARFEELERQLHDPDVLADSARLAAVMREHGALAKVAVKYRKFKEVNQQILELRNLLEGDDPELRELAEEELPRLRREREALWDELLDLTIGGEDANRTRCILEIRAGTGGEEAALFARDLFEMYRRYAESKGWKVEILGMNPTELGGFKEISVGLEGEEVYRRLQYESGGHRVQRVPETEAKGRIHTSLATVAVLPEPEDVEIEIKPEDYRRDTFHASGPGGQHVNKTSSAVRLTHYATGIVVQCQDEKSQHKNFAKALRVLKTRVYEYYRRAKEAERAQERRSKIGSGDRSERIRTYNFPENRVTDHRINLTLYQLDSILEGNLDPIIEALLDYERNELRATFGALD
- the rpmE gene encoding 50S ribosomal protein L31, encoding MKEGIHPKYVDCKVTCGCGNTFMTRSVKPELRIDICNMCHPFFTGKLKYVDTTGRIEKFRSKFSGGYAGGKNKS
- a CDS encoding tetratricopeptide repeat protein; amino-acid sequence: MQAGSAGKSQASTDTAGQTATLHRDELFEIAISNLNRLYQFEGTEMALQVADRLDQWIKTQPPLTDWTPDPLLQKLPPDLAQLKAVKELGELRFTRDDGIFLQTAVWLRDIAGWARGEQPDELSRAIELFDWVVINVQLDSQERMIRLPSGQLLIHTPWETLLLGHGTVFDRAWVYLLLCRQEGLDAAVVAVNRAAAGAPPLWEVFAVGVLINGELYLFEPALGVPIPAKDGLKVEKGKGLVIRPATLRELAADDSLLRRLDADPRNPYRVKAEDLREVMLYVEGSPPYLSRRMEMVQKMLAGTESLVITTHPSEIAERLRQTRHVKDVELWVVPYEAEQQRETFGQQIGQHILREVMPYLAPVGEVVPLWRGRVLHFRGDLVGEESAAYYYQLARPPERLLASGNLAPDQEAILNRAKINASYWLGILALYQGNRKSAEDYFIKRTALSEPDSPWESGVLYALGRLNEKLGDYSRAITAYRSEMHLPNRYGNLVRAKWLEELTGAKPLEIKERPQE
- the prmC gene encoding peptide chain release factor N(5)-glutamine methyltransferase — encoded protein: MTQADVWTVGRLLNWTTEYLRRHGSDSPRLDAEVLLASARGCQRIDLYTRFDDIPSEEEKARFREMIKRRAEGVPVAYLVGEREFFSLKFRVTPDVLIPRPETEFVMVTLLEWARKQGADRPWLICDVGTGSGILAICAAKHLPHARVTAVDISSAALAVARENAERHGVADRIQFLESDLLQGVPNELRFDFIVSNPPYVSEAEYEQLSPDVRKYEPYQALVAGPRGTEIIERLVPQAAERLVPGGGLIFEISPMIHDAARQIVADDPRFELGPTVRDLARLPRVIQARRRETV
- a CDS encoding VIT domain-containing protein, whose product is MAIYSQFPHFRHSLVVVMAAVLGLVATTAAQAQGILVVETEGFRLPRPPIIIWPPIPPHPPVPPPRPVPPPPAISYAVDSLEVNGRISNRVAQVEVSQTFVNTGSRTLEASFVFPLPYDGAIDRMTLLVDGKEIPARLLKADEARRHYEEIVRRNRDPALLEWVGTGMFKTSVFPIPPGQKRTVSLRYTQLCRQSDGMVDFLFPLSTAKYTSKPLDRLSIRLNLREDEPIKNVYSPTQEVEVKRLDENTVTVTYSARDIVPMSDFRLMYDVAPGPVAAKLISYKSLDEKDGFFLLLATPQIAEDHTKPLPKTVIFVLDRSGSMSGKKIEQLREAMRFVINNLREGDLFNIIAYDSDVETFRPELQRYNDKTRQQALAFVEGLVAGGSTNIDAALRTALAQLQDESRPNYVVFMTDGLPTTGVTSEMQIVENARKANTVRARIFCFGVGYDVNSRLLDKLARSSRGYTEYVRPDENLEDRISRFYRRIEAPVLTDVEVEFNFDDSESVAPVYRLSPQPPFDLFAGEQLAMVGRYRRSGAAQLVLRGKMGDQTKTFKFPVEFTARAGDESKAFVEKLWAVRRVGDILDEIDLHGKNQELIDELTQLALKHGILTPYTSFFADENVPLHELTEARRQASIRLDALQATEGIAGFAQRAFKGRIQSATSPEAATRELRSFGGYGAAGAPGQAGLAAAAPAPLRDADREIAQATAGQTVRYVGNRVFYRRQGQWIDSTLTPEQQKSPRRIKQLSDEYFELLRKYGRQIAPYVVFDEPVLLNIEGQAYLIEP
- a CDS encoding 3'-5' exoribonuclease YhaM family protein, translated to MATKVPLRALSELPCDQECDTFALLSRKEESTTRDGKPYWMVTFRDATMEFTFPIWCDSPLAAVCRDEWAVGVFYKLRAVRRDTRFGPQLEIRRIREVVEQDRQDGFDPLMCLPQSRYPPEELYRELLELTRKELANESLRTFVTTILEEFRESLLTLPAARTHHHAYVGGWLEHTLSVARTCVFLADKYRQLYPDLRPPLDRDLVIAGGILHDIGKLRELRFSTITTEYSEEGALLGHLLLGRDIVREFASRVPLCPETQLRLEHLIIAHQRLPEWGSPKPPMTPEALIVHYADDLDAKFHIYYQILFTDSGDESLTSDRNILRQRLFRHLPPSSQSSSPPSR